The Stomoxys calcitrans chromosome 3, idStoCalc2.1, whole genome shotgun sequence genome includes a region encoding these proteins:
- the LOC106083881 gene encoding uncharacterized protein LOC106083881: protein MKTAVALLALVAFAASAHVADPFADRSISSTVVDVIEGIRDQMPCGFPEMGIPPLAPLKIAHKEINIDYPAIRLHGSVDNFRLNGLNDFDIAEMKVNAITSKVTFRFIFNNVNVDTKYDLSMVLKKAGFTINMIGAGPAKFAIKDMNIWGTMKYSLGVLSGKLKLKTLEVRTHIGDVESEIEGMLGEGMVNHKMNDVLAEAVELAVNENEDMIAETIEAIALPAVNSVLDEMTLAEIIAGSGGEGEKTECIPMPDN, encoded by the exons atgaaaaccgCTGTTGCTCTTTTGGCCTTAGTTGCCTTTGCCGCTTCCGCTCATGTGGCCGATCCCTTCG CTGATCGTTCCATCTCCAGCACCGTTGTCGATGTCATCGAAGGTATCCGTGATCAAATGCCTTGCGGTTTCCCCGAAATGGGCATTCCTCCATTGGCTCCCCTTAAGATTGCCCACAAGGAAATCAACATTGATTACCCCGCTATTCGCTTGCATGGTTCCGTCGATAACTTCCGTTTGAATGGCttgaacgatttcgatatcgccgaaatgaAAGTCAATGCCATCACCAGCAAGGTCACTTTCCGTTTCATCTTTAACAACGTCAATGTTGATACCAAATACGATTTGAGCATGGTCTTGAAGAAGGCCGGTTTCACCATCAACATGATTGGTGCTGGTCCCGCTAAATTCGCCATCAAGGATATGAACATCTGGGGTACCATGAAATACTCCTTGGGCGTTTTGTCTGGCAAATTGAAGTTGAAGACCTTGGAAGTCCGTACCCACATTGGTGATGTTGAGTCCGAAATCGAAGGCATGTTGGGTGAAGGCATGGTCAACCACAAGATGAACGATGTTTTGGCTGAAGCCGTCGAATTGGCTGTCAACGAAAATGAGGATATGATCGCCGAAACCATTGAAGCCATTGCTTTGCCCGCCGTCAACAGCGTTTTGGATGAAATGACTTTGGCCGAAATCATTGCTGGTTCTGGTGGTGAAGGTGAGAAGACCGAATGTATCCCCATGCCCGATAACTAA